A DNA window from Humulus lupulus unplaced genomic scaffold, drHumLupu1.1 SCAFFOLD_1011, whole genome shotgun sequence contains the following coding sequences:
- the LOC133812336 gene encoding nucleoside hydrolase 5-like — protein MVPRRILLDTNVDTDDFFALLYLLKLNRSEFELEGVTININAWTDAGHSVNQIYDILYMMGHDDIAVGVGDEGGILKDGTILPNVGGYLPIIEQA, from the exons ATGGT GCCTCGCCGGATTCTCTTGGATACAAATGTTGATACGGATGATTTCTTTGCTCTGCTCTACCTCTTAAAGCTTAACAGATCAGAGTTTGAGTTAGAG ggTGTGACTATCAACATAAATGCCTGGACTGATGCTGGACATTCTGTGAATCAAATTTATGACATCCTTTACATGATGGGGCATGATGATATCGCTGTTGGAGTTGGTGACGAAGGTGGAATACTAAAAGATGGTACCATTCTTCCTAATGTTGGTGGATATCTTCCCATAATAGAACAGGCATGA